Proteins found in one Labrenzia sp. VG12 genomic segment:
- a CDS encoding DUF2169 domain-containing protein, whose translation MPDLYKPHKLSCIQNIQAIGGQNYLYATVFYGFDLTDPEVILSEAVYTETAMSNLPMGGFLDMGFPKAQAEVLIAGEARAPEGGSVQAQEVGVAVGPVTKRAVVFGDRHWVKDSNNDIRLSHAVPYETMPLTPDQAFGNETHPVNPEGRGCNPHHVLEHFGYAQLPNVENPDALIKTLTDQPDPILFGPLSHDHPSRKTKVGQPSWDWIRTTFPEPPPGFDSAFFNVAPADQRFASAPEGNEAISVWGMSARHPVIRSHLPGLRVRLFAIHDHKAERLTEITTRIETVWVFGSSEIGGIYHRGILKLADEKASDVVALIFGAERMTDAPRPASYYAEIYRLRTHPTEGAMHTLNDSQLMPDLPDAEVEAMEARSQAYSEEIAQKFEKKIQFEHADMLRKANMPAMMRPDTSLPPIPRLPLPAPEDIVAGNVDIAGMFRNLASAGDQLEADLMKGPAAAVARHKAAGMPLPDDLFALHDTMKAAIKAGDPGAANALKDVAKTKSVTDDFSKFAKATVDLGNRSTDGLTPPVEDVMPGELDAALAKIDAIVGKLDGAGAGGEEELWALVRARALALPEADPFYEMKQNLEAMARDLKETSGRPKSGEMVTIEDALSGAHLKDPKPTDFDAVLAELATMPDKNRANLDKMEAMLAERLPKTAGQDLPPSLALAREVEKIPVPELDVKSIDDIIAKAEEATSMDADTFFSNLDEEAREFMLDKEHARSAALEAVHPIETYTPGIRRKLGELVVDEVARGESFARRDIADAYLAGADLSHLDMNGVFLEKANLTGARLRNADFSAAGMAEAVLTGADATGTDFSRATLSGVIAERAILDQTRFSERTWSKSHFSGSTFRGAVFDTMTFLECDFSGTNFEAAQFTNCLFLKCDFRGAALRKARFEKTMVVEGDLSYSDWSGAQFDRQLMTKVVAQDSRWSNASFSKSTFVGKSDLKGSYFDGVRGHYSSFLEANLDETCFMRAQVRECLFLNCEMTAVDFRAARARKAVFNESSLVHSDFFAADLMEAHLSQCDARYTSFRDANLYAANFMDADVKWTDFSRANLGQTILELPSNDA comes from the coding sequence ATGCCTGACCTGTATAAACCGCACAAATTATCCTGCATTCAAAATATTCAGGCCATTGGCGGTCAGAATTACCTCTACGCAACCGTGTTCTATGGCTTTGACCTGACCGACCCGGAAGTGATCCTGAGTGAAGCGGTCTATACGGAGACGGCCATGTCGAACCTGCCGATGGGCGGGTTTCTCGACATGGGATTTCCAAAGGCGCAGGCGGAAGTGCTGATTGCCGGTGAAGCCCGCGCGCCGGAAGGCGGCAGCGTTCAGGCGCAGGAGGTGGGTGTTGCCGTCGGACCGGTGACGAAGCGGGCCGTGGTTTTCGGCGACCGCCACTGGGTCAAGGACAGCAACAACGACATCCGGCTTTCCCATGCCGTTCCCTACGAGACCATGCCGCTGACGCCCGACCAGGCTTTTGGCAACGAGACCCATCCGGTCAATCCAGAAGGCAGGGGCTGCAATCCGCACCATGTCCTGGAGCATTTCGGTTACGCGCAGCTGCCGAATGTCGAAAACCCGGACGCATTGATCAAGACCCTGACCGATCAGCCGGATCCGATCCTGTTCGGTCCCTTGAGCCACGATCACCCGTCGCGCAAGACAAAGGTTGGCCAGCCGAGCTGGGACTGGATCAGGACGACGTTTCCGGAGCCCCCTCCGGGGTTCGACAGCGCCTTTTTCAATGTGGCCCCGGCGGATCAGCGATTTGCCTCGGCTCCGGAAGGCAACGAGGCGATCTCCGTCTGGGGCATGTCGGCGCGCCACCCCGTGATCCGGTCGCACCTGCCGGGTTTGCGCGTCCGGCTGTTTGCCATCCATGATCACAAGGCCGAGCGCCTGACCGAGATCACCACACGGATCGAGACCGTCTGGGTCTTTGGCTCCTCCGAGATCGGCGGCATCTATCATCGCGGTATTCTGAAACTGGCAGATGAAAAGGCGTCCGACGTGGTGGCGCTTATCTTCGGCGCCGAGCGCATGACCGATGCGCCGCGTCCGGCCTCCTATTACGCGGAAATCTACCGGCTGCGAACGCACCCGACCGAAGGCGCCATGCATACGCTGAACGACAGCCAGTTGATGCCGGACCTGCCGGATGCCGAGGTCGAGGCGATGGAGGCGCGCTCACAGGCCTATAGCGAGGAAATCGCGCAGAAATTCGAGAAGAAAATCCAGTTCGAACATGCCGACATGCTCAGGAAGGCGAACATGCCCGCCATGATGCGGCCGGATACAAGCCTTCCGCCGATCCCGCGCCTGCCCCTGCCGGCCCCGGAAGACATCGTTGCCGGCAATGTCGACATCGCCGGCATGTTCAGGAATCTGGCCTCGGCCGGCGACCAGCTGGAAGCCGACCTGATGAAGGGGCCTGCGGCGGCCGTCGCCCGGCACAAGGCGGCGGGAATGCCATTGCCGGACGATCTGTTTGCGCTGCATGACACAATGAAAGCGGCGATCAAGGCGGGAGATCCCGGCGCGGCCAATGCCTTGAAAGACGTGGCAAAGACCAAGTCGGTAACCGATGATTTTTCCAAGTTTGCCAAGGCCACCGTGGACCTCGGCAATAGGTCAACGGATGGACTGACACCGCCGGTTGAAGACGTCATGCCTGGAGAACTTGACGCGGCACTTGCAAAGATCGACGCAATTGTCGGCAAACTGGATGGCGCTGGCGCAGGCGGTGAGGAAGAGCTTTGGGCGCTGGTGCGGGCGCGTGCCCTTGCGCTCCCCGAAGCCGATCCATTCTACGAGATGAAACAGAACCTGGAAGCCATGGCCAGGGATCTGAAGGAGACCAGCGGCCGTCCCAAATCCGGCGAGATGGTCACCATCGAAGACGCGCTAAGCGGCGCTCATCTGAAAGACCCGAAGCCAACCGACTTCGACGCAGTGCTCGCCGAGCTCGCCACCATGCCGGACAAGAACAGGGCCAATCTCGACAAGATGGAAGCCATGCTGGCGGAAAGGCTTCCGAAAACGGCGGGCCAGGACCTGCCGCCGAGCCTGGCGCTGGCGCGGGAAGTGGAGAAGATCCCCGTTCCCGAACTGGATGTGAAATCCATCGATGACATCATCGCGAAGGCCGAAGAGGCAACGTCGATGGACGCCGACACGTTCTTCAGCAACCTGGACGAAGAGGCCCGGGAATTCATGCTGGACAAGGAGCATGCCCGTTCGGCGGCACTGGAAGCTGTCCATCCGATCGAAACCTATACGCCAGGCATCCGGCGCAAGCTCGGCGAACTGGTCGTTGACGAGGTTGCAAGGGGGGAGAGCTTTGCCCGCAGGGACATTGCCGATGCGTATCTCGCCGGCGCCGACCTGTCTCATCTCGACATGAATGGCGTGTTCCTGGAAAAGGCCAACCTGACCGGCGCGAGGCTCCGGAACGCAGATTTCTCGGCGGCGGGCATGGCGGAGGCCGTGCTGACGGGCGCAGATGCCACCGGAACTGACTTTTCCCGCGCCACGCTCTCCGGCGTGATTGCCGAACGGGCCATCCTGGACCAGACCCGGTTTTCCGAACGCACCTGGTCGAAGTCGCATTTCAGCGGCTCGACCTTTCGCGGGGCGGTCTTCGATACGATGACCTTTCTGGAATGCGATTTTTCCGGAACGAACTTCGAAGCCGCGCAATTCACCAACTGCCTGTTCCTGAAGTGCGACTTTCGGGGAGCCGCACTCCGCAAGGCACGGTTTGAAAAGACCATGGTGGTCGAGGGCGACCTGTCCTATTCCGACTGGTCCGGCGCGCAATTCGATCGCCAATTGATGACCAAGGTCGTTGCGCAGGACAGTCGCTGGAGCAATGCCAGTTTCAGCAAGTCCACCTTCGTCGGGAAGTCCGACCTGAAGGGCAGCTATTTCGATGGCGTGCGCGGCCACTATTCCAGTTTCCTGGAGGCCAATCTCGACGAGACCTGCTTCATGCGGGCGCAAGTTCGCGAATGCCTGTTTTTGAATTGCGAGATGACGGCTGTTGATTTTCGGGCCGCCCGCGCTCGCAAGGCCGTCTTCAACGAGTCGAGTCTCGTCCATTCCGACTTCTTTGCCGCCGATCTGATGGAAGCGCATCTCAGCCAGTGCGATGCCCGTTACACCAGTTTCAGGGACGCCAATCTTTACGCCGCCAATTTCATGGATGCCGACGTGAAGTGGACGGATTTCAGCCGGGCCAATCTCGGCCAGACCATCCTGGAGCTGCCGTCCAATGACGCTTGA
- a CDS encoding M24 family metallopeptidase — translation MSSDMIRIYEMNNGEKAFSPFSAGEMGSRQNRLRKLMADRGIDAALFTSYHNICYYSGFLYCYFGRKYGFLVTKDKATTIAAGIDGGQPWRRTHGDTVIYTDWRRDNYFHAIQSLLGMPNPAIKRIGIEFDHVSLDLKKQLEEALPGVELVDIAADAMAQRTIKSAEEHVLIREGARICDVGGAALVDAVQAGVTEHEVAIASTNAMIREIAKSFPFVELMDTWTWFQSGINTDGAHNPVTNKVVEAGDILSLNCFPMIFGYYTALERTLFCEHASDEHLRLWEINCHVHREGLKLIKPGARCCDIATELNDIYRSHDLLKYRSFGYGHSFGVLSHYYGREASVELREDVETVLEPGMVVSMEPMIMIPEGEAGAGGYREHDILIVTENGADNITGFPFGPEHNIIPKR, via the coding sequence ATGAGCAGCGACATGATCCGCATTTACGAAATGAACAATGGTGAAAAGGCGTTTTCACCCTTCTCGGCCGGGGAAATGGGCAGCCGGCAGAACAGGTTGCGCAAGCTGATGGCGGATCGCGGCATCGACGCGGCGCTGTTCACCTCCTATCACAACATCTGCTACTACTCCGGCTTCCTCTATTGCTACTTCGGCCGCAAATACGGCTTTCTGGTCACCAAGGACAAGGCAACGACGATTGCGGCCGGCATCGATGGCGGCCAGCCCTGGCGCCGCACCCATGGCGACACGGTCATCTATACCGACTGGCGCCGGGACAACTACTTCCACGCCATCCAGTCCCTTTTGGGCATGCCGAACCCGGCCATCAAGCGGATCGGCATCGAGTTCGACCATGTGTCGCTCGATCTGAAGAAACAGCTGGAGGAGGCGCTGCCGGGTGTCGAGCTGGTCGACATTGCGGCCGACGCGATGGCGCAGCGGACCATCAAGAGTGCGGAAGAGCATGTGCTGATCCGGGAAGGTGCCCGGATCTGTGATGTCGGCGGTGCGGCGCTGGTGGACGCTGTCCAGGCAGGTGTCACGGAACACGAAGTTGCCATCGCTTCAACCAATGCCATGATCCGGGAGATTGCCAAATCCTTCCCGTTTGTGGAGCTGATGGACACCTGGACCTGGTTCCAGTCCGGCATCAACACCGATGGTGCGCATAATCCGGTCACCAACAAGGTCGTCGAGGCCGGCGACATCCTCAGCCTCAATTGTTTTCCGATGATCTTCGGCTATTACACCGCCCTGGAGCGCACGCTCTTTTGCGAACATGCGTCCGATGAGCATCTGCGCCTGTGGGAGATCAACTGCCATGTCCACCGCGAAGGCCTGAAGCTGATCAAGCCGGGCGCGCGCTGCTGCGACATTGCCACCGAACTCAACGACATCTATCGCAGCCACGACCTGCTCAAGTATCGCAGCTTCGGCTACGGCCACTCCTTCGGCGTGCTCAGCCATTATTACGGCCGCGAAGCCTCGGTCGAACTGCGCGAGGATGTCGAAACGGTGCTGGAACCTGGCATGGTGGTGTCGATGGAACCGATGATCATGATCCCGGAAGGCGAAGCGGGAGCGGGCGGCTACCGCGAGCACGACATCCTGATCGTGACGGAAAACGGTGCCGACAACATCACCGGTTTCCCCTTCGGTCCGGAGCACAACATCATCCCGAAGCGCTGA